In a genomic window of Mucilaginibacter sp. KACC 22063:
- a CDS encoding ferredoxin--NADP reductase yields the protein MLYYTLKVIEKREETNDTVSLVFKQPGLKKVKYEAGQYLTLIFRINGRRYIRPYSFSSAPGVDSNIEITVKRVPGGIVSNHIIDKVQVNDLIETMEPLGDFTFNNEYINNNSHVVLWGAGSGITPLISLAKYALHIKTVAHITLVYGNRSAESVIFNDTIHKLKALYPSTFLTWHFYTQLYVENENPYTIKGRIDAREVLAVIGKEKKLNQTFHYICGPIGLKESVKKALLEAGVDESKIFSEDFQIERNPADFNDIVTRNIVLEKSGQSHEIEVVKGKSILEAGLDASLELTYSCQTGTCKVCKARIKKGKVKMIGMKLKEEELQTYECLMCCSFPITEGVELAID from the coding sequence ATGCTCTATTACACACTTAAAGTAATCGAAAAGCGTGAAGAGACTAATGATACTGTGTCATTGGTTTTCAAGCAACCCGGGCTAAAAAAAGTCAAATATGAAGCTGGGCAATACCTCACGCTAATATTTCGCATAAATGGACGCCGCTATATCCGCCCTTATTCATTTTCTTCTGCACCTGGTGTAGATTCTAATATAGAAATAACAGTTAAAAGAGTGCCTGGAGGTATTGTTTCAAATCATATTATTGACAAGGTACAAGTAAATGATTTAATAGAGACAATGGAGCCATTAGGCGACTTTACATTTAATAATGAATACATAAACAACAATTCACATGTTGTATTGTGGGGAGCAGGAAGTGGTATTACACCTTTAATTTCGTTAGCAAAATATGCCTTGCATATTAAAACCGTAGCTCACATAACGCTTGTTTATGGTAACCGCAGTGCAGAAAGTGTAATTTTTAACGACACAATACACAAATTAAAAGCTTTATATCCCAGTACTTTTTTAACATGGCATTTTTATACGCAGCTATATGTAGAAAATGAAAACCCTTATACCATTAAAGGTAGAATTGATGCGCGTGAAGTATTGGCCGTAATAGGTAAAGAGAAAAAGCTAAATCAAACTTTTCATTACATTTGCGGACCGATAGGTTTAAAAGAATCAGTAAAAAAAGCACTCCTTGAGGCAGGAGTAGATGAATCCAAGATCTTTTCCGAAGACTTTCAAATAGAACGCAACCCTGCTGACTTTAATGATATTGTAACCAGAAACATAGTTTTAGAAAAATCTGGTCAATCACACGAAATTGAGGTTGTTAAAGGCAAAAGCATCTTAGAAGCGGGACTCGATGCATCGTTAGAACTTACATATTCCTGCCAAACAGGCACATGCAAGGTATGTAAAGCAAGAATTAAAAAGGGAAAGGTAAAAATGATTGGAATGAAATTAAAGGAAGAAGAATTGCAAACATACGAATGCCTTATGTGTTGTAGCTTTCCTATAACTGAGGGCGTAGAACTAGCTATTGATTAA
- a CDS encoding thiamine pyrophosphate-binding protein encodes MKVSDYIAFFLEKKGIRNVFELSGGMITHLLDSINQKTKINIITMHHEQSASFAADAYGRVTGIPGVAMATSGPGATNLLTGIGSCYFDSSPAIFITGQVNRHEQKGERPIRQLGFQETDIVSMAKPITKASFLVTDPKDVPEIFEKAFQIAIEGRPGPVLIDLPMDVQRAQIEPNEAPEVQEEKQIIDNHILQQLINDIQKASRPLILVGGGIRAARVQKALEKFVEKTQVPVINTLLALDIVTPEHPLHVGFIGSYGNRWANIAFGESDLLIVLGSRLDIRQTGADTAFIENRKIYHVDCEPGEVNNRVKGCLGIITKLPVFFEQFESAAVATKFNKPNEWLNYIKQLKSKWPDTNELSPNGINPNKLMHTLSSVSADASAYLADVGSHQMWAAQSLQLRKGQLFLTSGGMGAMGFALPASIGVSIATNNGAVVVIIGDGCMQLNIQELQTIVRNKLPVKIIVLNNRTLGMIRQFQDSYFESRYQSTYWGYDTPDFEKVAIAYGIGAKTIKKEEEVEEALQWLWNVENHDKPLVLQVMIDPHTNTYPKIAFGKPITEMEPFAAPIGMEST; translated from the coding sequence ATGAAGGTCTCAGATTATATAGCATTTTTTTTAGAAAAAAAAGGTATTAGAAACGTGTTTGAACTTTCAGGCGGAATGATAACTCATTTACTTGATTCAATAAACCAGAAAACTAAGATCAATATAATTACAATGCACCATGAGCAGTCAGCATCATTTGCTGCAGATGCTTATGGCAGAGTTACTGGTATACCGGGCGTAGCAATGGCTACAAGTGGCCCCGGCGCTACCAATTTGCTCACAGGTATAGGTAGTTGCTATTTTGATTCTTCTCCAGCTATATTTATAACAGGCCAGGTAAACCGTCATGAACAAAAAGGCGAACGCCCAATCCGGCAGTTAGGTTTCCAAGAAACCGATATTGTGTCAATGGCAAAGCCAATAACTAAAGCATCATTTTTAGTAACAGACCCTAAAGATGTTCCTGAAATATTTGAAAAAGCGTTTCAAATTGCTATAGAAGGAAGACCAGGACCTGTGTTGATCGATTTGCCCATGGATGTTCAACGTGCTCAGATTGAGCCGAATGAAGCTCCTGAAGTCCAAGAAGAAAAGCAAATTATAGATAACCATATTTTACAGCAACTTATCAATGATATTCAAAAGGCTTCCCGACCGTTAATTTTAGTAGGAGGTGGTATCAGGGCTGCAAGAGTACAAAAAGCACTGGAAAAATTTGTTGAAAAAACTCAAGTTCCTGTAATTAACACTTTACTTGCACTGGATATTGTAACACCAGAGCATCCTTTACATGTTGGATTTATAGGCAGCTATGGCAACAGGTGGGCAAATATAGCGTTTGGTGAAAGCGATTTGTTAATTGTTTTGGGCAGCCGTTTAGATATAAGGCAAACAGGAGCAGATACAGCTTTTATAGAAAACAGAAAGATTTATCATGTTGACTGCGAACCTGGAGAAGTTAACAATAGGGTTAAAGGTTGTTTAGGTATTATAACCAAACTTCCTGTATTTTTTGAACAATTTGAATCTGCAGCAGTAGCTACTAAGTTTAATAAACCTAATGAGTGGTTAAATTATATTAAACAACTTAAATCTAAATGGCCAGATACAAATGAACTTTCTCCAAACGGTATAAATCCTAATAAACTTATGCACACACTGTCTTCAGTAAGTGCAGATGCTAGTGCTTATTTAGCTGATGTAGGTAGCCATCAAATGTGGGCGGCACAGTCATTGCAACTAAGAAAAGGACAACTTTTTCTTACTTCAGGAGGAATGGGTGCTATGGGATTTGCACTGCCAGCCAGTATAGGTGTTAGTATCGCAACAAATAATGGAGCGGTTGTAGTTATTATTGGTGATGGCTGTATGCAACTTAATATACAGGAACTGCAAACCATTGTACGTAATAAATTACCTGTTAAAATAATTGTACTAAATAACCGTACCCTCGGCATGATCAGACAGTTCCAGGATAGCTATTTTGAATCGCGCTATCAATCAACTTACTGGGGATATGATACCCCTGATTTTGAAAAAGTAGCTATTGCTTACGGAATTGGCGCTAAAACAATAAAAAAGGAAGAAGAAGTTGAAGAAGCTTTACAATGGCTATGGAATGTTGAAAATCATGATAAGCCATTAGTACTGCAGGTAATGATTGACCCGCATACTAATACCTATCCTAAAATAGCATTCGGTAAGCCTATTACAGAGATGGAGCCCTTTGCTGCTCCGATAGGTATGGAAAGCACTTAA
- the rfbG gene encoding CDP-glucose 4,6-dehydratase, whose translation MLELLKNTYQHKKVFVTGHTGFKGSWLIKILSLLGANIKCYALAPQNEQDLYNLIDGDHICESVIADLREKESIVKAIADFQPEFIFHLAAQPLVRLSYDVPVETFEINAIGTANVLEGVRKLPGNCCVILVTTDKVYYNNEWTYPYRENDRLGGYDPYSASKACTELVIDCYRNSFFNLKKFDQHGKAIAVARAGNVIGGGDWSKDRLIPDIIRALSAGHKIEVRNPDAVRPWQHVLEPLTGYLLLGANLYKNPQKFSQAYNFGPYFNDALSVKEMLKLAIENWKSGEYFVNRPDDQPHEAGLLRLDISKAITELNWHPQLNANKAVSITIDWYKKYNSNPSEIVKFTNDQIVDFLNG comes from the coding sequence ATGCTCGAATTATTAAAAAATACATATCAGCATAAAAAAGTATTTGTAACTGGGCATACTGGTTTTAAAGGATCTTGGTTAATAAAAATATTAAGCCTGCTTGGCGCCAATATTAAGTGTTACGCGCTTGCCCCACAAAACGAGCAGGACTTGTATAATTTGATAGATGGAGATCATATTTGTGAGTCAGTAATTGCTGATTTACGGGAAAAAGAATCTATCGTTAAGGCTATTGCAGATTTTCAGCCAGAATTTATTTTTCATCTTGCGGCACAACCTTTGGTAAGGTTATCATATGACGTCCCTGTTGAAACCTTTGAAATAAATGCAATAGGTACAGCTAATGTTTTGGAAGGAGTAAGAAAGCTTCCCGGCAATTGCTGTGTGATTTTGGTAACTACCGATAAAGTTTATTATAACAACGAGTGGACTTATCCATATCGCGAAAATGACAGACTGGGAGGTTATGATCCATACAGTGCCAGTAAGGCTTGTACTGAATTAGTGATAGATTGTTATCGTAATTCTTTTTTTAACCTCAAAAAATTTGATCAGCACGGAAAAGCAATAGCAGTTGCACGTGCAGGTAATGTGATTGGTGGGGGAGATTGGTCTAAAGACAGGCTAATACCCGATATAATACGTGCTTTATCAGCAGGGCATAAAATTGAAGTACGTAACCCAGATGCTGTAAGGCCCTGGCAACACGTATTGGAACCTTTAACAGGATATCTGTTGCTGGGCGCTAACCTGTATAAAAATCCGCAAAAATTTAGCCAGGCATACAACTTCGGCCCTTACTTTAACGATGCACTTTCAGTTAAGGAAATGTTAAAGCTTGCTATTGAGAATTGGAAAAGTGGCGAATACTTTGTAAACCGGCCCGATGATCAGCCACATGAGGCTGGTTTGTTAAGACTTGATATCAGTAAAGCAATTACAGAACTAAATTGGCATCCTCAACTAAATGCTAATAAGGCAGTAAGTATAACGATTGATTGGTATAAAAAATACAATTCAAATCCATCGGAAATAGTGAAATTCACTAATGATCAAATAGTCGATTTTTTAAATGGCTAA
- a CDS encoding Wzz/FepE/Etk N-terminal domain-containing protein, with protein sequence MNKTEDISYSNSHEISLKVLILKLADLWKYLLSKWILILFVAAIGGILGITYSLFKKPVYKAELSFALEDDKSSGGLGNALGLASQFGIDLGGTGGGAFTGDNLLMLMKSRSMVESTLLTPVKINGKTQTLADYYIAFNNLRKSWNDSPTLKKIQYPPGANRAQFTLQQDSILGSIYKQLTERNLSVDKVDKKLSIITVDVVSTNELFSKLFTEILVKTVSDFYINTKTKKSVQNVEILQKQTDSVRRELNAAITGVASLIDLNPNANPAKQILRAPSQRRQVDIQANQAILTQLVANLELARVSLRKETPLIQIIDQPILPLEKERLGKLKGLILGGFIAGFLVTAYLVVKYIYKKIMY encoded by the coding sequence ATGAATAAAACTGAAGACATTAGTTATTCTAACTCTCATGAAATTAGCTTAAAAGTATTAATTCTTAAACTTGCTGATTTATGGAAATATCTATTATCTAAATGGATTTTAATATTATTTGTAGCTGCAATTGGAGGCATTTTAGGAATTACCTATAGCCTTTTTAAAAAACCCGTTTATAAAGCTGAATTAAGTTTCGCATTAGAAGACGATAAATCTTCTGGTGGTTTAGGAAATGCATTGGGCTTAGCTAGTCAATTCGGAATTGATCTTGGAGGTACAGGTGGAGGTGCGTTTACTGGTGACAATTTGTTAATGTTAATGAAGTCCCGATCAATGGTCGAAAGCACTTTATTAACCCCTGTAAAAATTAATGGAAAAACCCAAACCCTTGCTGATTATTATATAGCATTTAACAACTTACGTAAAAGCTGGAACGATAGTCCAACCTTAAAAAAAATTCAATATCCCCCAGGTGCCAATCGGGCACAGTTTACCTTACAACAAGATAGTATTTTGGGCAGTATTTACAAACAGCTGACCGAACGAAACCTGTCAGTAGATAAAGTGGATAAAAAGTTAAGCATTATAACTGTAGATGTAGTTTCTACTAACGAATTGTTCTCAAAGCTTTTTACAGAAATACTTGTAAAAACAGTATCTGATTTTTATATCAACACAAAAACAAAAAAATCAGTACAGAACGTAGAAATATTGCAAAAACAAACAGACTCAGTAAGGCGAGAATTAAATGCAGCTATAACAGGAGTTGCATCATTGATTGATTTAAATCCTAATGCCAATCCGGCTAAACAGATATTAAGAGCACCTTCTCAGCGAAGGCAAGTTGACATCCAGGCTAATCAAGCTATATTGACACAACTAGTAGCAAACTTAGAATTGGCAAGAGTATCTTTGCGAAAAGAAACGCCCCTTATACAAATAATCGATCAACCAATTTTGCCCTTGGAAAAAGAAAGACTAGGTAAATTAAAGGGCCTTATATTAGGTGGCTTTATTGCTGGATTTCTGGTGACTGCTTACCTGGTAGTTAAATATATTTACAAGAAGATAATGTATTGA
- a CDS encoding nuclear transport factor 2 family protein, with the protein MNTDNKAILIKANRLISAGDNEGFLAFCTEDTTWEFVGDRILNGKQAVREYMAEAYTEPPIFNVEHLIAEGEYLTAIGKISMKDNTGKLINYAYCDVWRFDNGKLAELKAFVVEIIP; encoded by the coding sequence ATGAATACAGATAATAAAGCGATACTAATAAAAGCCAACCGGTTGATAAGCGCAGGTGACAATGAAGGCTTTTTAGCCTTCTGTACAGAAGATACTACCTGGGAGTTTGTGGGCGACAGGATTTTAAACGGCAAGCAAGCCGTACGCGAGTACATGGCCGAAGCATACACAGAGCCGCCAATATTTAATGTAGAACATTTAATAGCCGAAGGCGAATACCTGACAGCAATTGGCAAAATCAGCATGAAAGACAATACCGGGAAACTGATAAATTATGCCTATTGTGATGTTTGGAGATTTGACAATGGAAAACTTGCAGAACTGAAAGCATTTGTGGTGGAGATCATTCCATAA
- a CDS encoding NAD-dependent epimerase/dehydratase family protein, with amino-acid sequence MAKIFITGITGFIGSNIARVLVDKGHHIIALYRASSKLELCDDYKQKITWLLDSDEALILKLKQFAPSIFIHSAWIGVTYEERNNWDSQFKNIEYLNKLLEIAKEAGVKQFISLGSQAEYGHMEDVVKEDAANCPTVAYGRIKVICSEVVKQFCEHHGLSWYWLRLFSFFGPGESSKWLIPSLVKTMISESHMDMTAGEQRYAYLYVNDLGTAINLIIEKSGKSGIYNISGKTVLSIKQLAERVREIVNPFFKLNFGALPYRSNQPMCVLGSSDKFIKEFGDFEHTNFDHALSTTVTHLKNSLTIRK; translated from the coding sequence ATGGCTAAAATATTTATAACCGGAATTACTGGTTTTATAGGTTCAAACATTGCACGTGTTTTAGTTGATAAGGGGCATCACATTATAGCATTATATCGTGCAAGTTCAAAATTAGAACTGTGTGATGATTATAAACAAAAGATAACTTGGCTGCTTGATAGTGATGAAGCATTAATATTAAAATTAAAACAGTTTGCACCCTCAATATTTATACATTCAGCTTGGATCGGAGTAACTTACGAAGAACGAAATAACTGGGATAGCCAGTTTAAAAATATTGAGTATTTGAATAAATTGTTGGAGATAGCTAAAGAGGCAGGCGTGAAGCAGTTCATTTCATTAGGATCTCAGGCAGAATATGGGCATATGGAAGATGTAGTTAAAGAGGATGCCGCTAACTGTCCAACTGTGGCTTATGGCCGTATAAAAGTAATTTGTAGTGAAGTAGTTAAGCAATTTTGCGAGCACCATGGCTTATCATGGTATTGGCTGCGGCTATTTTCTTTTTTCGGGCCAGGAGAGTCTTCAAAATGGCTTATTCCTTCACTGGTTAAAACCATGATATCTGAATCTCATATGGATATGACAGCTGGCGAGCAAAGATATGCATACTTATATGTTAATGATTTAGGCACAGCTATCAATCTTATTATTGAAAAAAGCGGAAAATCAGGCATTTATAATATATCTGGAAAAACTGTGTTATCTATTAAACAATTAGCTGAAAGAGTAAGAGAAATAGTCAATCCATTCTTTAAATTAAATTTTGGAGCACTTCCTTACCGAAGTAATCAGCCAATGTGCGTATTGGGAAGTTCTGATAAATTTATTAAAGAGTTTGGTGATTTTGAACATACTAATTTTGACCATGCTTTAAGCACAACAGTAACACACCTGAAAAATTCTTTAACTATTCGCAAATGA
- a CDS encoding Atu4866 domain-containing protein, giving the protein MKTIEETEAYIGMWVTADGFVRQELRPNNRYDEARGSRKSAYQGSYWVTGNHIDYKDDTGFTADGEFRDGILYHGGMIFHKEI; this is encoded by the coding sequence ATGAAAACTATTGAAGAAACCGAAGCGTACATTGGTATGTGGGTTACTGCAGATGGTTTTGTACGCCAGGAGCTACGTCCCAACAACCGGTATGACGAAGCACGGGGAAGCCGGAAAAGCGCATACCAGGGCAGCTATTGGGTAACCGGAAATCATATAGATTATAAAGACGATACTGGTTTTACCGCCGACGGCGAATTTCGTGATGGGATATTATACCATGGCGGCATGATTTTTCATAAAGAGATATAA
- the rfbF gene encoding glucose-1-phosphate cytidylyltransferase has protein sequence MKVVLLAGGLGTRLSEETVLKPKPMVEIGGMPILWHIMKIYSSYGFNDFIVCLGYKGYIIKEYFANYFLHKSDVTIDLKDNSVKVHDSQAEPWKITLIDTGNESMTGGRIKRVQPYIGNEPFMLTYGDGVGNINIKELVNFHNTHGRLCTVTSVQPSGRFGALNILDDNSVHSFMEKPKGDGAWINGGYFVCQPQVFDYIKDGDSTIWEQAPMEQIANDEQMSAYKHNGFWRPMDTLKDKHDLNTLWDKNQAPWKTW, from the coding sequence ATGAAAGTAGTATTACTTGCAGGAGGATTGGGAACCAGGCTTTCGGAAGAAACTGTACTGAAACCTAAGCCTATGGTTGAAATTGGTGGTATGCCAATTTTATGGCACATCATGAAAATTTATTCCTCTTACGGCTTTAATGATTTTATAGTTTGCCTTGGTTACAAAGGTTACATCATTAAAGAATACTTTGCTAATTATTTTCTGCATAAATCAGATGTTACTATTGATTTAAAAGATAATTCTGTAAAAGTACATGATTCGCAAGCAGAGCCCTGGAAAATAACTTTGATCGATACTGGAAATGAATCTATGACCGGCGGCCGTATCAAACGTGTACAGCCATATATTGGAAATGAGCCTTTTATGCTTACATACGGTGATGGTGTGGGGAACATCAATATTAAAGAATTGGTTAACTTTCATAATACCCATGGAAGGCTTTGCACAGTTACATCAGTGCAGCCTTCTGGCAGATTTGGAGCATTAAATATTCTTGATGACAATTCTGTGCATTCATTCATGGAAAAGCCAAAGGGTGACGGTGCTTGGATAAATGGAGGATATTTTGTTTGCCAGCCACAGGTATTTGATTACATAAAAGACGGAGACAGTACCATTTGGGAACAAGCTCCTATGGAACAGATAGCCAATGATGAACAGATGAGTGCTTACAAGCACAATGGATTTTGGCGGCCAATGGATACCCTGAAAGACAAACACGACTTAAATACTTTGTGGGATAAAAACCAGGCACCCTGGAAAACTTGGTAA
- a CDS encoding SDR family oxidoreductase — protein MTQETKQSEKVWFVTGASKGLGADLVQRLLSEGYKVAATSRKKQALIDLVGEQENFLPLNMDVTSDPDVKKAIEEVIEKFGRIDVVVNNAGYSQIGAVEELSAEEVQRNFDVNVFGPLHVIRHAAPYLRKQDSGHIFNIASIGGFVGNFPAFGIYCSTKFAMAGYTESLAVELAPFGVHTTLVYPGYFRTNFLEKDSAMVPANPIEAYANARAVEEQHLNEINGHQPNDPKKAAAVFIELSKQEQPPVHFFMGIDTAPFVKDKIRIIEQSLEDNKQLAESTAIEA, from the coding sequence ATGACACAGGAAACAAAGCAATCAGAAAAAGTATGGTTCGTAACCGGAGCATCTAAAGGCCTTGGAGCAGACCTTGTTCAGCGCCTGTTATCTGAAGGATATAAGGTAGCTGCTACCTCAAGAAAGAAACAAGCGCTTATTGATCTTGTTGGAGAGCAGGAAAACTTTCTACCGCTAAACATGGACGTAACAAGCGACCCGGACGTTAAAAAGGCTATTGAAGAGGTTATTGAGAAATTCGGCCGTATAGATGTTGTGGTAAACAATGCCGGTTACAGCCAGATTGGTGCGGTTGAAGAACTAAGCGCCGAAGAGGTACAACGCAATTTTGATGTTAACGTGTTCGGGCCGTTACACGTGATACGCCATGCCGCACCTTACCTGCGCAAGCAAGATTCTGGTCATATCTTCAACATCGCTTCTATCGGTGGTTTTGTAGGCAACTTCCCTGCATTTGGCATTTATTGCTCAACAAAGTTCGCTATGGCGGGATATACCGAATCGCTTGCCGTTGAACTGGCACCGTTCGGGGTGCATACCACCCTGGTCTATCCGGGCTATTTCCGCACTAACTTTTTAGAGAAAGATTCGGCAATGGTTCCAGCTAATCCTATTGAGGCTTATGCCAATGCCCGTGCGGTAGAAGAGCAGCATCTTAACGAGATCAACGGGCACCAACCTAACGATCCAAAAAAGGCAGCTGCAGTATTTATAGAACTCAGCAAACAAGAGCAGCCCCCGGTGCATTTTTTTATGGGTATTGATACTGCTCCTTTTGTAAAAGACAAGATCAGGATCATTGAGCAGTCGCTTGAGGATAACAAACAACTGGCAGAGTCAACCGCAATAGAAGCATAA
- a CDS encoding helix-turn-helix domain-containing protein yields the protein MSNTFRFRTLQDLHAYYGLPKPEHPLISVIDYSKVKYPEDIQDLKWMQDFYLFALKRNVHAKFNYGHQPYDFDSGVLSFFAPQQLLHVEIKTDVQVNQTGWLLLLHPDFLWNTPLAAQIKNYEFFQYKVNEALFLSKKEEATIAEIFQKIEKEYQSNMDRFSQSLIINQLEYLLIYADRFYNRQFLTRKITNHQILNKLELLMNDYFADDNLVNKGIPTVMSVANQLNISANYLSTLLKVLTGQSTQHFIHDKLIEKAKEKLSATDLSVSEIAYGLGFEHSQSFSKLFKAKTNLSPIEFRQAYN from the coding sequence ATGAGTAACACATTCCGTTTTCGTACGCTACAGGATCTGCACGCCTACTACGGGTTGCCTAAACCGGAGCACCCGCTCATTAGTGTGATTGACTACAGTAAGGTGAAATATCCTGAAGATATTCAGGATTTAAAATGGATGCAGGACTTTTACCTTTTTGCACTGAAACGGAATGTGCATGCCAAATTTAATTATGGACACCAGCCTTATGATTTTGACTCGGGCGTGCTCTCCTTTTTTGCACCACAGCAGCTATTGCATGTAGAGATTAAAACAGATGTACAGGTTAACCAAACCGGCTGGCTTTTACTGCTCCATCCCGATTTTTTGTGGAATACGCCACTGGCTGCGCAGATCAAGAATTACGAGTTCTTTCAGTACAAGGTAAACGAGGCGCTGTTTCTATCTAAAAAAGAAGAAGCAACCATTGCTGAAATATTCCAGAAAATTGAAAAGGAATACCAATCTAACATGGACAGGTTCAGCCAATCGCTGATCATTAATCAGTTGGAATACCTGCTCATTTATGCCGACAGATTCTACAACCGGCAGTTCCTTACGCGCAAAATCACCAATCACCAGATACTGAATAAACTTGAGCTGTTAATGAATGATTATTTTGCGGATGACAATCTTGTAAATAAAGGCATACCCACGGTAATGTCTGTAGCTAATCAGCTTAACATTTCTGCTAACTACCTCAGTACGCTTTTAAAAGTACTTACCGGGCAAAGCACACAGCACTTTATTCATGACAAACTGATTGAGAAGGCAAAAGAAAAACTATCTGCTACTGATCTGTCTGTCTCTGAAATTGCTTACGGATTGGGTTTCGAGCATTCGCAGTCGTTCAGCAAATTATTTAAAGCAAAAACCAATCTATCGCCAATTGAGTTCAGGCAGGCCTACAATTGA
- a CDS encoding YXWGXW repeat-containing protein codes for MKKSLKTGLVALIMLFATSNIFAQVSIGISISAHVAPPPLPVYTQPPCPTDGYLWVPGYWAWSDDLQDYYWVPGVWMAPPRPGLLWTPAYWGYTGGVYGFHAGYWGAHVGFYGGINYGYGYCGTGFVGGGWSGDHFRYNTAVVNVNKTVVHNTYVDETVNVHNTVINNNRVSFNGGQGGVQARPRPEEMAAMREQHIQPTAEQTTHQNHAMQDRSQFFKNNGGRPERAAVNRVGGTQFRGADNGPRSQQNAGQPMGRNGNNPRFNGNANDPRSNGANANQVHANAMDVNNRNNQIKSPDAYHNSMNQPQPGNHAPQNNMQQQHMHAMQQPHMQQPHMQPQHMQAPRMQQPHMARPQPHEERRH; via the coding sequence ATGAAGAAGTCACTAAAAACAGGCTTAGTAGCCTTAATTATGTTATTTGCTACCTCAAATATATTTGCGCAGGTAAGTATTGGTATTAGTATTTCGGCACATGTTGCGCCACCGCCGCTACCTGTGTATACGCAGCCGCCATGCCCGACTGATGGTTATTTATGGGTTCCGGGTTATTGGGCTTGGAGCGATGACCTGCAGGATTATTACTGGGTACCCGGTGTCTGGATGGCACCGCCTCGTCCCGGATTACTGTGGACACCAGCTTACTGGGGATATACAGGTGGTGTTTATGGATTCCATGCAGGTTACTGGGGCGCACATGTAGGTTTCTACGGTGGTATTAACTATGGTTACGGCTACTGCGGTACAGGTTTCGTTGGTGGGGGCTGGTCTGGCGATCATTTCCGTTACAACACTGCCGTAGTTAACGTAAACAAAACTGTAGTACATAATACCTATGTAGATGAAACCGTGAACGTGCACAACACGGTTATAAATAATAACCGCGTAAGCTTTAACGGCGGACAAGGCGGCGTTCAGGCGAGGCCACGCCCGGAAGAAATGGCCGCCATGCGCGAACAGCATATACAGCCAACAGCCGAGCAAACTACGCATCAAAATCATGCGATGCAGGATCGTAGCCAGTTTTTCAAAAACAACGGCGGCCGTCCGGAGAGGGCTGCTGTAAACAGGGTAGGTGGTACACAGTTTCGTGGTGCTGATAATGGCCCAAGGTCACAGCAAAACGCTGGTCAACCAATGGGCAGAAACGGAAATAATCCAAGGTTTAATGGTAATGCAAACGATCCGAGATCAAATGGCGCTAATGCTAACCAGGTGCATGCGAATGCAATGGACGTAAACAACAGGAATAACCAGATCAAAAGCCCGGATGCTTATCATAACAGCATGAACCAGCCACAGCCGGGTAACCATGCGCCTCAAAACAATATGCAACAGCAGCACATGCATGCCATGCAGCAGCCGCATATGCAACAACCTCATATGCAACCTCAGCATATGCAGGCCCCACGTATGCAACAGCCACATATGGCAAGGCCGCAGCCGCATGAAGAAAGAAGGCACTAA